The following proteins come from a genomic window of Liolophura sinensis isolate JHLJ2023 chromosome 13, CUHK_Ljap_v2, whole genome shotgun sequence:
- the LOC135480624 gene encoding NF-kappa-B inhibitor-like protein 1, which produces MILPYSASCPAALQKKTRAGKTAQTLLDGFLCQWEQVKDRQSFAGPSHDDDDEWEEKLRDECDNEYNMNGGIYEQDYTYTSSHTSESYDDWAERLTREHRRKRHTAYTHTQRPAPPLHKKSRPAAEDFTAKQQKYQEELNREREKLKRKYRGDEARVEEGRRLLRQKRSKYEEHFNELTQEENSSAKELGYEDIPWPHEGSVSMVMDVLFVDSKKNDKTSFRKYLRDQILRWHPDKFEQKFGRCLKPDDKDKILSRVKEISQALNSMASSGTSKY; this is translated from the exons ATGATCCTACCCTACAGTGCGTCTTGTCCAGCAGCCCTGCAGAAGAAGACGCGGGCAGGTAAAACTGCTCAGACTCTCTTGGATGGATTTCTCTGTCAGTGGGAACAGGTCAAAGACAGACAG AGTTTTGCTGGCCCCTCccatgatgacgatgatgagtGGGAAGAGAAACTTAGAGATGAATGTGATAACGAGTACAATATGAATGGAGGAATTTATGAGCAAG ATTACACCTATACCTCCTCCCATACATCAGAGTCGTATGACGACTGGGCAGAACGGCTGACCAGAGAGCACAGGAGAAAGCGTCATACAGCTTACACTCACACCCAGAGACCAGCACCACCGCTCCACAAAAAGTCTCGCCCCGCCGCAGAGGATTTCACAGCCAAACAGCAGAAGTACCAAGAAGAACTGAACAGAGAGCGAGAAAAGTTGAAGAGGAAATACAGAGGTGATGAAGCCAGGGTAGAAGAAGGACGAAGACTGCTTAGGCAGAAACGATCAAAATATGAAGAACATTTCAATGAGTTAACTCAGGAAGAGAACTCTTCTGCCAAGGAGTTAGGATATGAGGACATTCCATGGCCTCATGAAGGCTCAGTTTCCATGGTGATGGATGTGCTGTTTGTGGACAGTAAGAAAAATGATAAAACCAGCTTCAGGAAATATTTGCGTGATCAGATATTAAGATGGCATCCGGATAAATTCGAGCAGAAATTTGGACGATGTCTGAAGCCTGACGATAAAGACAAAATTTTGAGCAGGGTGAAGGAAATCTCACAGGCTTTGAATAGCATGGCCTCCTCAGGAACATCCAAATACTGA
- the LOC135480719 gene encoding uncharacterized protein LOC135480719: protein MMNSISEYFWGSGDASSDPVEMKSMDNLSSKTEQEVTSPPDPLAGLKNSITPSPLGVTQSVTYADFYPKCLQFSPNEGYTDFEPFSTVLDQANDWLAANPQFRLMKCESIRKRIMDGPKIEFDSVLQHESSNGKNYFLNGLRLWLRGRQASDPEPAQQLGCRHSVPWLAVDSDDLQTHQGKLYPSQFLSLQQKVECINASFKQRPLPGSILTVESVFLRSSDALELPGWSPERSCWLEDGRQKIHSVTIFRVFYVLGEPKDIVESIGVEDFLPKITKEAMSFASKPHFQSFSEVLKCAKAWLKGNKQVRVVNIQSSFTKVEQKNTGKATSLRHLMTHTESENDISLYLKLLTIFYVKQLKVEKLSRVELKTLNVQPSSSPVTNISNSVTVHKPQAVSYTEVVTSSDDAITKEMASSGLTSSSSSAVTSSELASSVNECFPAPIDIPCLTCKLFAPLRRGPKTFESFSRTVDRASYWIKCNKSPLLFLESTSTLFSENMYGNGVKEGAVLFEINRQLGRYFLTSVWGYFADRTEELVMEEVSNPYVKVGEVTADTADSGVL, encoded by the exons ATGATGAATAGTATATCTGAATACTTTTGGGGAAG TGGGGATGCTTCATCTGATCCCGTGGAGATGAAGTCCATGGATAATCTTTCTTCCAAGACAGAACAAGAAGTTACCTCCCCTCCTGACCCTTTGGCAGGCCTCAAGAATTCCATCACTCCTTCACCCCTAGGTGTGACCCAGTCTGTCACTTACGCTGATTTCTACCCAAAGTGTCTTCAGTTCTCCCCCAATGAGGGTTATACAGATTTTGAACCATTCAG CACAGTCCTTGACCAGGCCAATGATTGGTTGGCAGCTAACCCCCAGTTTCGACTCATGAAATGTGAAAGCATTCGAAAGAGGATAATGGATGGCCCAAAAATCGAATTTGACAGTGTTCTTCAGCACGAGTCTTCCAACGGAAAGAATTATTTTCTGAATGGTCTCAG ACTCTGGTTAAGGGGGAGACAGGCCAGTGACCCAGAACCTGCCCAGCAGCTGGGTTGTAGGCACTCAGTACCCTGGCTGGCAGTGGACAGTGACGATCTTCAGACACACCAGGGTAAACTGTACCCTAGCCAGTTCCTCAGTCTCCAGCAGAAAGTAGAATGTATCAATGCCTCGTTTAAACAGAGACCCTTGcctg GTAGCATACTAACTGTGGAATCTGTGTTTCTGAGGTCTTCAGACGCCCTGGAATTACCTGGGTGGTCCCCAGAGCGATCATGCTGGTTGGAGGATGGCAGACAAAAAATTCATTCTGTTACAATTTTCAGAGTGTTTTATGTCTTGGGTGAACCTAAAGACATAGTGGAGAGTATAG gcgtAGAAGATTTCCTTCCTAAGATCACCAAAGAGGCCATGTCTTTTGCATCCAAACCTCATTTCCAATCATTCTCAGAGGTGCTAAAATGCGCCAAGGCTTGGCTGAAAGGGAATAAG caagTTCGAGTTGTTAATATTCAGTCCTCATTTACAAAAGTTGAACAGAAAAACACAG GAAAAGCCACCTCACTCCGTCACCTCATGACACACACAGAAAGTGAAAACGACATCAGTCTTTACTTGAAACTTCTGACGATCTTTTACGTCAAGCAGctgaaagtggaaaaactgtccaggGTGGAACTTAAAACACTAAATGTCCAACCCAGCAGTAGCCCTGTAACAAATATATCCAATTCTGTTACTGTTCATAAACCACAAGCCGTAAGCTACACAGAAGTGGTGACATCATCAGATGATGCTATAACAAAAGAGATGGCATCATCAGGTctcacatcatcatcatcatcagctGTGACATCATCAGAATTAGCATCATCAGTCAATGAATGCTTCCCTGCTCCCATAGATATACCCTGTTTGACATGTAAACTGTTTGCACCTCTGAGACGAGGGCCTAAAACATTCGAATCATTCTCAAGGACGGTGGATCGTGCCAGCTATTGGATTAAATGTAACA AATCCCCTCTGCTATTTCTCGAGTCCACAAGTACATTGTTTTCAGAGAATATGTATGGGAATGGAGTGAAGGAGGGTGCAGTTCTGTTCGAAATCAACCGACAATTGGGGCGATATTTTTTGACATCTGTGTG GGGATACTTTGCAGACAGAACAGAAGAGTTGGTGATGGAGGAAGTGTCAAACCCGTATGTCAAGGTCGGGGAGGTCACAGCTGATACTGCTGACTCTGGAGTTTTATGA